One part of the Streptomyces nigra genome encodes these proteins:
- a CDS encoding MarR family winged helix-turn-helix transcriptional regulator, whose product MAANTVEAGLEERWRDILSVHARTMCEIDRVLHPHGLGASDFEVLDILVSSTPDAQAPCRVQNLVGRVHLSQSALSRLIGRLEKDGLVERSVCAEDRRGVYVTLTPKGRALHAEVLPLQRAALARMLGA is encoded by the coding sequence ATGGCAGCGAACACGGTCGAGGCGGGGCTCGAGGAACGGTGGCGGGACATCCTGTCCGTGCACGCCCGGACGATGTGCGAGATCGACCGCGTCCTGCATCCGCACGGGCTGGGCGCGAGTGACTTCGAGGTGCTCGACATCCTTGTCTCCTCGACCCCCGACGCGCAGGCGCCCTGCCGGGTCCAGAACCTCGTCGGCCGGGTCCATCTCAGCCAGAGCGCGCTGTCGCGGCTCATCGGGCGCCTGGAGAAGGACGGTCTCGTCGAGCGTTCCGTGTGTGCGGAGGACCGGCGCGGCGTGTACGTGACGCTGACCCCCAAGGGCCGTGCCCTGCACGCCGAGGTACTGCCGCTGCAGCGCGCCGCGCTGGCCCGGATGCTCGGCGCCTGA
- a CDS encoding SseB family protein, producing MNTPAHDNSATPARRALDALADNTEDRAAMDTLASSDVLVPVPDDAGDGDATDPGVVALPVIERSGAEPVVPVFTSEPAMAELLPTVSRYRLVPLGALASQWPSDELALSIDAGSEHPLTLTSEGVRTLLARP from the coding sequence ATGAACACACCCGCGCACGACAACTCCGCGACACCGGCCAGGCGAGCACTGGACGCGCTGGCCGACAACACCGAGGACCGGGCGGCGATGGACACGCTGGCGAGCAGCGACGTCCTCGTGCCCGTGCCCGACGACGCCGGCGACGGCGACGCCACGGACCCCGGCGTCGTGGCACTCCCGGTGATCGAACGGTCGGGCGCCGAGCCCGTGGTCCCCGTCTTCACCTCGGAGCCCGCGATGGCGGAGCTCCTGCCGACCGTCTCCCGCTACCGTCTGGTGCCGCTGGGCGCGCTCGCCTCGCAGTGGCCCTCGGACGAGCTGGCCCTGTCGATAGACGCCGGGTCCGAGCACCCGCTGACCCTCACGTCGGAAGGGGTGCGCACTCTGCTGGCGCGTCCGTGA